Proteins from one Burkholderia sp. genomic window:
- a CDS encoding ribonucleoside-diphosphate reductase subunit alpha, giving the protein MQTTDTGTSQFKSAQSYPLGTASLGTPVLTPQMTFADHNVTRRNGSVVAFEPSKIAIAVTKAFLAVNGGQGAASSRVRELVEQLTQSVVRALLRSRPNGGTFHIEDIQDQVELALMRGGEHNVARAYVLYREKRHLERTNAAAVEVAVGSSRLTVTDKGVSRQLDVNTLHGLVAGACEGLDSAVNPDLIVDETVKNLYDGVPLSQVYASAILAARTMIEKDPAYSQVTARILLHTIRREIFGEEVVQGEMQARYVEYFPQFLKRGVEAELLDEKLLQFDLVRLGEALDASRDLKFGYLGLQTLYDRYFLHVDGTRIEMPQAFYMRVSMGLALNESDREARVIEFYNVLSNFDFMSSTPTLFNSGTRRPQLSSCYLTTVADDLDGIYEGLKENALLSKFAGGLGNDWTRVRALGSHIKGTNGKSQGVVPFLKVVNDTAVAVNQGGKRKGAVCAYLETWHLDIEEFLELRKNTGDDRRRTHDMNTANWIPDLFMQRVMEDSNWTLFSPSTCPDLHDKFGAEFEAAYLGYEEKVARGELKLFKKILAVQLWRKMLSMLFETGHPWITFKDSCNIRSPQQHVGVVHSSNLCTEITLNTSDSEIAVCNLGSINLVAHLAKQADGSYVLDHDKLKRTVSLAMRMLDNVIDVNYYAVAKTRNSNLKHRPVGLGIMGFQDCLHLRSTPFSSNAAVEFADRSMEAVCYYAYWASTELAEERGRYSSYNGSLWDRGILPQDSLKLLEEARGGYVEVDMKESLDWTLLRGRIAVHGMRNSNCIAIAPTATISNIIGVSPCIEPTFQNLFVKSNLSGEFTVVNEYLVRDLKERGLWDEVMVADLKYFDGMLARIDRIPIDLRAIYATAFEVDPKWLVEAASRRQKWIDQAQSLNIFMAGVSGKKLDEIYKLAWVRGLKTTYYLRTMAATHIEKSTVAHGALNAVPSFGGMSGGWVGSVAQTGALSAAPIEADGPVCRMRPGDPGFEECEACQ; this is encoded by the coding sequence ATGCAAACGACCGACACCGGGACGTCCCAATTCAAGAGCGCCCAGAGCTACCCTCTTGGCACGGCTTCGCTGGGCACGCCCGTGCTCACGCCACAGATGACGTTCGCCGATCACAATGTGACCCGCCGTAACGGTAGCGTGGTGGCGTTCGAGCCGTCAAAGATCGCGATCGCCGTCACAAAAGCCTTCCTCGCGGTCAACGGAGGCCAGGGTGCCGCGTCGTCTCGGGTGCGCGAGCTCGTCGAGCAGCTGACGCAGAGCGTCGTGCGCGCACTGCTGCGCAGCCGCCCGAACGGAGGTACCTTCCATATTGAGGATATTCAGGATCAGGTCGAGCTAGCGCTGATGCGTGGCGGCGAGCACAACGTCGCGCGCGCCTACGTGCTGTACCGCGAGAAGCGCCACCTCGAGCGCACGAACGCCGCGGCGGTCGAGGTGGCGGTCGGCAGCTCGCGCCTGACCGTGACTGACAAGGGCGTGAGCCGCCAGCTCGACGTGAATACGCTGCACGGCCTGGTCGCCGGCGCCTGCGAGGGCCTGGACAGCGCTGTCAATCCTGATTTGATCGTCGACGAGACGGTGAAGAACCTGTACGACGGCGTGCCGCTGAGCCAGGTCTATGCCTCGGCGATCCTGGCTGCTCGCACTATGATCGAGAAAGACCCGGCCTACAGCCAGGTGACGGCACGCATCCTGCTGCACACGATCCGCCGCGAAATCTTCGGCGAGGAAGTCGTGCAGGGCGAGATGCAGGCACGCTACGTAGAATACTTCCCACAGTTCCTCAAGCGGGGTGTCGAAGCCGAGCTGCTCGACGAAAAGCTGTTGCAGTTCGACCTGGTTCGCCTGGGCGAGGCACTCGACGCAAGCCGCGACCTGAAGTTCGGCTACCTCGGCCTGCAGACGCTGTATGACCGCTACTTCCTGCATGTCGATGGTACCCGCATCGAGATGCCGCAGGCGTTTTACATGCGCGTGTCGATGGGCCTGGCACTCAACGAGAGTGACCGTGAAGCGCGCGTGATCGAATTTTATAATGTGCTGTCGAACTTCGACTTCATGAGCTCGACGCCGACCCTGTTCAACTCGGGCACGCGCCGCCCGCAGCTCTCTTCCTGTTACCTGACCACGGTCGCCGATGACCTGGATGGCATATATGAAGGGCTGAAGGAAAATGCGCTACTCTCAAAATTCGCAGGTGGCCTGGGTAACGATTGGACGCGCGTGCGCGCGCTCGGTTCGCACATCAAAGGCACGAACGGCAAGTCGCAGGGCGTGGTGCCGTTCCTGAAGGTAGTCAACGACACGGCGGTGGCCGTGAACCAGGGTGGCAAGCGTAAGGGCGCGGTCTGCGCTTACCTCGAAACCTGGCACCTCGACATTGAGGAATTCCTCGAGCTGCGCAAGAACACCGGCGACGACCGCCGCCGAACCCATGACATGAACACGGCGAACTGGATTCCCGACCTGTTCATGCAGCGCGTAATGGAAGACAGCAACTGGACGCTGTTTTCGCCCTCGACATGTCCGGACCTGCACGACAAGTTCGGCGCGGAGTTCGAGGCGGCCTACCTCGGCTACGAGGAAAAAGTGGCGCGCGGTGAGCTGAAGCTGTTCAAAAAAATCCTGGCTGTGCAACTTTGGCGAAAGATGCTCAGCATGTTGTTCGAGACAGGTCATCCGTGGATCACGTTCAAGGATTCCTGCAATATCCGCTCCCCGCAGCAGCACGTCGGCGTTGTCCACTCGTCGAACCTCTGCACGGAAATCACGCTCAATACCAGCGACTCGGAAATCGCAGTCTGCAACCTGGGCTCGATCAACCTGGTCGCCCACCTTGCCAAACAGGCGGACGGTAGCTATGTGCTCGACCATGACAAACTCAAGCGCACCGTGAGCCTGGCGATGCGCATGCTCGACAACGTCATCGACGTCAACTACTACGCGGTCGCCAAGACACGTAACTCGAACCTCAAGCACCGTCCAGTCGGCCTGGGCATTATGGGCTTCCAAGACTGCCTGCACTTGCGAAGCACGCCGTTCTCATCGAACGCGGCGGTTGAGTTCGCCGATCGCTCGATGGAGGCAGTTTGCTACTACGCTTACTGGGCGTCGACCGAGCTGGCCGAGGAGCGTGGTCGCTACTCGAGCTACAACGGCTCGCTGTGGGATCGCGGTATCCTCCCACAGGACAGCTTAAAGCTTCTGGAAGAGGCGCGTGGCGGCTACGTCGAGGTCGACATGAAGGAATCGCTCGACTGGACTTTGCTGCGCGGTCGGATCGCCGTCCACGGCATGCGTAACTCGAACTGCATCGCGATCGCGCCGACCGCCACCATCTCGAACATCATTGGCGTCTCGCCCTGTATCGAGCCGACCTTCCAGAACCTGTTCGTGAAGTCGAACCTGTCTGGAGAGTTCACGGTGGTCAACGAGTATTTGGTGCGAGACCTGAAGGAACGCGGCCTGTGGGACGAGGTGATGGTCGCTGACCTGAAGTACTTCGACGGCATGCTCGCGCGCATCGACCGGATCCCCATCGATCTGCGCGCGATCTACGCAACTGCCTTTGAGGTTGATCCGAAGTGGCTGGTCGAGGCGGCTTCCCGTCGACAGAAGTGGATCGACCAAGCGCAGTCGCTTAACATTTTCATGGCGGGTGTCTCGGGCAAGAAGCTCGACGAGATCTACAAGCTTGCTTGGGTGCGAGGCCTGAAGACCACCTACTATCTGCGTACGATGGCGGCCACTCACATCGAGAAGTCCACGGTGGCGCACGGCGCACTAAACGCGGTGCCGAGCTTTGGCGGCATGAGCGGCGGCTGGGTGGGTAGCGTGGCACAGACAGGCGCGCTCAGCGCCGCGCCGATCGAGGCCGACGGCCCGGTCTGCAGGATGCGTCCAGGTGACCCAGGCTTCGAAGAATGCGAGGCCTGTCAGTAA